The sequence TCAGCTATCAGCAGAACATTTACCCTTGTTCAGTCAGGTGAGCTCCAGATAATTACGCTTATCGTTGTTATTGCCATCATACTTGCTGTCACGGCAGCGATTGTTTTTATGGAAACCTCCCAGCGGCGTCTGCCTATTCAGCACGTCAAAAGGGTTGCGGCAGGACCTCAGCACGGAAATGTGAACAGTTCATATCTTCCTCTCAAGCTGAACCCCGCGGGCGTTATCCCCATAATCTTCGCCATGTCGATTCTGGCTGTTCCCAGTACGCTTGCCACTTTTTCCACAAACGAAATAGTGCAGAAAATAAGCTTCTGGTTCACTCCCAGCTCGGCTATGTATTATGTCTTCTCGCTTGTGATGATCATCTTCTTTACTTACTTCTACACTTCGATCATCTTCAACCCGACCGACATAGCGGAAAATATCAACAAAGGCGGCGGAGTGATCCCCGGTAAAAGACCCGGTGAACACACTGCGGCATTTATAGATTATGTACTTTCGAGGCTGACCTTCGTAGGCGCTGTTTATCTTTCGGCTGTTGCTCTTCTGCCGCAGCTTTTCATATCAGGATTCAATGTTCCTTTCTATTTCGGCGGAACAAGCCTTCTGATCGTGATTGGCGTGGGTATGGACGTAATCAGCAAGATAGAAACGCATCTTGTGTCACACAACTATGACGGTTTTCTTAAAAAGGGCAGAATAAAAGGGAGAAGTCTCATATGATAAATATGATATTTCTCGGACCTCCCGG is a genomic window of Geovibrio thiophilus containing:
- the secY gene encoding preprotein translocase subunit SecY, coding for MLKKFEDIFSIPELRKRILYTLLFLFIYRIGAHVPTPGIDGGALSEFFAQQSGNLLGFFDMFTGGALSKLTVFGLGIMPYISAAIILELLTVAVPHLSELKKQGNEGREKITKYTRYGTVLISAVQGMGISIGLESMTSPGGVHVVMFPGWGFRLVTMITLTTGTIFLMWLGEKITERGLGNGISVLIFAGIVASFPSAISRTFTLVQSGELQIITLIVVIAIILAVTAAIVFMETSQRRLPIQHVKRVAAGPQHGNVNSSYLPLKLNPAGVIPIIFAMSILAVPSTLATFSTNEIVQKISFWFTPSSAMYYVFSLVMIIFFTYFYTSIIFNPTDIAENINKGGGVIPGKRPGEHTAAFIDYVLSRLTFVGAVYLSAVALLPQLFISGFNVPFYFGGTSLLIVIGVGMDVISKIETHLVSHNYDGFLKKGRIKGRSLI